The proteins below come from a single Bombyx mori chromosome 7, ASM3026992v2 genomic window:
- the LOC101738815 gene encoding uncharacterized protein LOC101738815 isoform X2: protein MENKKAAPATQQPFAHQHLMAHHVHPNGMYSQHHPQLSAHLTSTQTDQIPPNGVMHQLLQSQYHSNLDARSPLLENRHEQYGSAYCQNQDYGRQYGVNDNYNNYQQSPPRPERSEVYLDHNVNSSLNQNISAGYNVEVYQDYLKRNPPKDSNQIYQNHQPTYRPNANQYSSKPYLPYSNRIGPQSNTELLRKQYNEIQQMKLQQQIHYQNQAQMHQQQKFAERQLLLQQIHGVQPPPNLQNSIYSDSSYRDLDRYSSKNDYKDYSSPETPKDIEKYEKNNDYREVENRNRQYQEPQWQHNQQTEYREQHEVHKRLAEGDKGINKPSNSAGQNQKNNVVSPMKSTSESSSPSVKSPSSESRRSSSGTQALRSPTAQRIPSAPVTVAGILYKQGSDGLKVWRKRWFVLSEYCLFYYKSQEEEKLLGSVLLPSYKVSVCTAEDKVLRKFAFKLEHANMRTYVLAAPDQEAMMKWMKALTMAAVMQTPNDPPHSRNDLSTTKAEDGEDIPMYANAPPKPRRSNEGFNSPSPDMYDPNYDLLKKPASHYSQSINHIRNQEHNYSSTTQDQIYTQSPQSPSQQQRTHHQKRPYDSHNLSLPLTNIAMDRLENEPSTSTNDFNSRSFDRSRGLQDQSQEQRNKNEQIYERQPQKNPFLHGPTPKTGSSYNIDMNAQNQNYQTRGSDIPQSVNRDDHSGANLTPNPVESARDLYGELDSRVSRSNSAANERLLMERRTPDAYGRSTTMSSYNKEKTGDYEDIYGIYGVENDYGKMTTKSSSINETKDNASSHQHQLQHNVQEKTFSGPSVLRKKKMQSSGIQPPMPRPHSADFLEYEAKNEMKNKSMPTRTVHDQTRQPQRPKSSLDINSYYDPSSETYYSEESYAEKMRQSVQYLQQGMRARNMEIPLAKYASGLAQKQLSTAYSQITNHNYNPDLNTANRLSRDQVSHSSKSDVEAMNSNWTLKEKNAENQKDYMNRSGSVMSDGSNASAMVKDASRYDPNGESFLRSASARLPSATEKEGDKKVQQREESMKRLLEWKQRMLQSPLTRKSTPATISLARSLNQSRQSLRSDQYKPKTFSNASYNSYSSDDEEGTPGTDLQNPSEVQAGRSHKVNVTSPNAMQSIVLHAPCDTHHESYSGDGQNITNYGDSPENIYENILCTISLPNIKLDEENDYEETDHLQNNENDVSSLDEKENGYETHESEAESETQEEYTDNDLDEVLLESECEASKAIAIEGDISNDTKDENAHRSITPVCFGESHYLPMSPRKMSIVELPQTTFPCLSELRVSNPHNNEDNPYVEMNIGSENEDTQTYEVLCVNNEKIMEPVYMELTNVRDYDAKENSPVSLKLSSDVASNFADTKEQTLKRASKMAKKTGETDGSDAEIETLTDTSLETPFNRFSISDTFRPASYYLSGSNSVLDVQDVTENEQNYPPLPSSSPPCDELSDDALSKYILEKLDQSNMSNDNSILKMLTTEKQKMSTLKRKTTSLMIYGSPTSIHDTLSRGEKVRHNRATLLSERNKVTSSQASLLKDTDYCYQSSSIDTDSLRSFNAEKGSSRLSLESDISSKFEVIPSSASSEVNSLNESDLAIDFRNPHKCNDVEMMNKRRPLSDDSLFELVENEFPVSNQTNVNVDLDKYLDNLQPCTSTNRKYTGNAQATVPTNDVSFIKDNAVQAAFQSNIHTRCSSTPVRNIGGQIPSSSRSQSPCSSTSITKAPISYYSKQYNEEEDLAKNLNHDETLNKIKEFENEKSVLRSNHDRNASSSSTGFHSRESSTEQSAPYYYSDLSSQEHVNILPTSHYLKNTNLHRKLNNQRRRGPLLKKTEISHIHNPIRKNQVMISDQSFDLVASARSVSVEFLSAADKDPEIDVKNIYESTARKHSKISESMSLISTLGCKSNLSNAESIANKSTAAVDPSSLIKLSSTSMSSHCSENSSNTVYYDAEADNIPYENVLCHGEKHWDEDSVWRDNLRRVSHRHARSMDDLDTVQPDANTTQRNSLDSYVTNSLKRIQKNTPKITRHVTYVNYTFHARTATGGPKILTNQKQQKLNDNDVYVSLAENAELPEEDLDEGVYEQLAIENRATAVEQNKKRFEIDREKLRQWDLMSSGLMKRVAGRVRNIDARLDTGEVARNSDTGTDNAGREGIL from the exons ATGGAGAATAAAAAGGCAGCGCCGGCAACACAACAACCTTTTGCACATCAACATCTTATGGCACATCACGTACACCCTAATGGGATGTATTCTCAACACCATCCGCAACTATCAGCCCACCTCACGTCTACACAAACAGATCAAATACCACCGAATGGCGTCATGCATCAGTTATTACAAAGTCAGTATCACTCAAATTTAGACGCACGATCGCCACTATTAGAAAACAGACATGAACAGTATGGCAGTGCGTACTGTCAAAACCAAGATTACGGAAGACAATATGGAGTCAATGATAATTACAACAATTACCAGCAGTCACCTCCAAGACCCGAACGATCTGAAGTCTATCTAGATCATAATGTGAATAGCTCACTCAACCAAAATATATCAGCAGGTTACAACGTGGAAGTTTATCAAGATTATTTAAAACGCAACCCACCGAAAGATTCAAACCAAATTTACCAAAACCATCAGCCTACGTATAGACCAAATGCAAACCAATACAGCTCTAAACCATATTTACCATACTCTAATAGAATAGGGCCCCAAAGCAATACAGAGTTGTTACGAAAACAGTACAACGAAATTCAGCAGATGAAATTGCAGCAACAAATTCATTATCAAAACCAGGCTCAGATGCACCAACAACAAAAGTTCGCTGAGCGACAACTTCTTTTACAGCAAATTCATGGGGTTCAGCCACCTCCCAATTTACAAAATAGTATATATTCAGATAGTTCTTACCGTGATTTAGATAGATATAGTTCTAAAAATGATTATAAGGATTATAGCAGTCCAGAAACACCAAAAGACATAGAAAAGTATGAGAAGAACAATGACTATCGCGAGGTGGAAAATCGTAACCGTCAGTACCAAGAGCCTCAGTGGCAACACAATCAACAAACAGAATACAGAGAACAACATGAAGTTCACAAAAGGCTAGCAGAAGGAGACAAAGGAATCAATAAACCCTCAAATTCAGCTGgtcaaaatcaaaaaaataacgTAGTTTCCCCTATGAAGTCAACAAGCGAGTCCAGTTCTCCAAGTGTGAAGTCACCGTCTTCAGAGAGCCGGAGAAGTAGCAGCGGAACCCAAGCACTGAGATCACCAACGGCTCAACGAATACCATCTGCCCCGGTAACAGTAGCCGGTATTTTGTATAAACAAGGATCGGATGGCCTAAAAGTATGGCGCAAGAGATGGTTTGTGTTATCCGAATACTGCTTATTTTACTATAAAA GTCAAGAAGAGGAAAAGTTGCTGGGGTCCGTTTTGTTACCTTCATACAAAGTGTCCGTTTGTACCGCAGAAGACAAAGTACTCCGAAAGTTTGCGTTCAAATTAGAGCATGCAAATATGAGAACATATGTACTGGCAGCACCCGACCAAGAAGCCATGATGAAGTGGATGAAGGCTTTGACGATGGCCGCGGTCATGCAAACTCCCAA cgATCCACCACACAGTCGAAACGATTTGTCCACTACCAAAGCAGAG GACGGCGAAGATATACCGATGTATGCGAATGCACCACCAAAACCTAGACGCTCCAATGAGGGATTTAATTCGCCAAGCCCGGACAT GTACGATCCAAATTATGACCTACTCAAAAAACCGGCCTCGCATTACAGCCAAAGCATCAATCACATACGAAACCAAGAACACAACTACTCGAGCACAACTCAAGACCAGATTTATACACAAAGTCCACAGTCACCGTCGCAACAACAACGCACACATCACCAGAAAAGACCATACGATTCGCACAATCTCTCGTTGCCATTAACGAACATCGCAATGGATCGATTAGAGAACGAGCCGAGCACGTCAACGAATGATTTTAATTCCCGGTCTTTTGATAGGAGTCGAGGACTGCAGGACCAATCTCAGGAGCAGCGCAATAAAAACGAACAAATTTACGAGCGACAACCGCAAAAGAATCCGTTCTTGCACGGGCCAACCCCGAAAACGGGTAGCTCGTATAATATCGATATGAATGCGCAGAATCAAAATTATCAGACGAGAGGAAGTGATATACCACAATCGGTTAATAGAGATGATCATTCAGGAGCGAATTTGACGCCGAATCCGGTTGAGTCCGCCAGGGATTTGTATGGAGAATTAGATTCTCGGGTGAGTAGATCTAATAGCGCAGCCAACGAGCGGCTATTGATGGAGAGGCGAACTCCTGACGCGTACGGTAGATCTACGACCATGTCGTCCTACAATAAAGAGAAGACGGGAGATTACGAAGATATATACGGCATTTACGGAGTGGAAAACGATTATGGTAAAATGACCACTAAATCGTCAAGCATTAATGAAACTAAAGATAATGCCAGCAGTCACCAACATCAGTTGCAACACAAT GTTCAAGAGAAAACATTTAGTGGCCCGTCAGTTCTGAGGAAGAAGAAAATGCAGTCGAGCGGTATTCAACCACCGATGCCTAGACCACATAGCGCTGATTTTCTCGAATACGAAGCgaagaatgaaatgaaaaataaatctatgCCAACGAGGACAGTCCACGATCAAACTCGGCAGCCGCAAAGGCCAAAATCTAGTCTCGACATCAATTCCTACTACGACCCCAGCTCTGAGACATATTATTCGGAGGAGAGCTACGCCGAAAAAATGCGGCAGTCGGTCCAATATTTACAACAAGGAATGAGGGCTCGTAACATGGAGATACCTTTGGCGAAGTACGCAAGCGGCCTCGCCCAAAAGCAGTTGAGTACCGCCTATTCTCAAATCACAAATCATAACTACAACCCTGATTTGAATACGGCGAATAGGCTTAGTCGTGATCAGGTCAGTCATAGCTCGAAGTCGGACGTGGAAGCTATGAACTCGAATTGGACATTGAAAGAAAAGAATGCCGAAAATCAAAAAGACTACATGAACAGAAGTGGAAGTGTAATGAGCGATGGATCTAATGCGAGTGCAATGGTCAAGGATGCTAGTAGATACGATCCAAATGGCGAAAGTTTTTTGAGGTCTGCAAGTGCTAGGCTACCGTCAGCAACGGAAAAGGAAGGCGATAAGAAAGTGCAACAG CGCGAAGAATCAATGAAGCGTTTATTAGAATGGAAACAGCGAATGTTACAATCTCCGTTGACGAGAAAAAGTACACCGGCCACAATATCTCTGGCTCGTTCTTTGAATCAAAGTCGACAGTCGCTACGATCTGATCAGTATAAGCCGAAGACATTTTCTAACGCTTCGTACAACAGCTACTCTTCTGATGATGAAG AGGGAACACCGGGCACTGATCTGCAAAACCCCAGTGAAGTGCAGGCAGGAAGGTCTCACAAAGTGAATGTAACGAGTCCAAATGCTATGCAATCAATAGTACTGCATGCGCCCTGTGATACTCATCATGAAAGTTATAGTGGCGACGGTCAAAATATAACTAATTATGGAGACAGTCCCGAgaatatatatgaaaatatacTATGTACGATTTCACTACCAAACATTAAATTAGATGAAGAAAATGATTATGAAGAAACTGATCACTTACAAAACAATGAAAACGATGTAAGTAGTTTAGATGAAAAGGAAAACGGTTATGAAACACACGAGAGTGAAGCAGAATCGGAAACTCAAGAAGAGTATACAGATAATGACTTAGATGAAGTATTGTTGGAATCAGAATGTGAAGCTTCTAAAGCTATAGCAATAGAAGGTGATATTTCGAATGATACAAAAGATGAAAATGCACATAGGTCAATAACACCAGTGTGTTTCGGAGAAAGCCATTATTTACCGATGAGTCCACGAAAAATGTCAATTGTTGAATTACCTCAAACTACATTTCCTTGTCTAAGCGAACTTCGTGTTTCCAATCCTCACAATAATGAAGATAATCCATATGTGGAAATGAATATCGGAAGTGAAAACGAAGACACGCAAACGTATGAAGTTCTCTGTGTCAATAACGAAAAAATAATGGAACCGGTATATATGGAACTAACTAATGTACGTGATTACGATGCAAAAGAAAATAGCCCAGTCTCTTTAAAATTATCTTCAGATGTGGCTTCAAATTTTGCTGACACAAAAGAACAAACATTGAAAAGAGCTTCTAAAATGGCGAAAAAGACTGGAGAAACCGATGGTTCCGACGCAGAAATTGAAACATTAACGGATACCTCCCTCGAAACTCCATTTAATCGGTTTAGTATTTCAGATACATTTCGTCCAGCTTCCTATTACTTGAGTGGGAGCAATTCTGTCCTAGACGTACAAGATGTAACTGAAAATGAGCAGAATTATCCTCCTTTACCGAGTTCGTCACCTCCTTGCGATGAACTATCGGACGATGCCCTTTCTAAGTATATTTTAGAAAAGCTCGACCAGTCTAATATGTCAAATGATAATTCTATATTGAAAATGTTAACTACCgagaaacaaaaaatgagtaccCTTAAAAGAAAAACGACATCTTTAATGATATATGGTAGTCCTACCTCTATTCACGACACGTTGTCGAGAGGGGAGAAAGTTCGTCACAACAGAGCTACTTTGTTGTCTGAGAGGAATAAGGTAACAAGCTCCCAAGCTTCTTTATTAAAAGATACGGATTATTGTTATCAATCAAGTAGTATTGATACAGATTCGTTAAGAAGCTTTAATGCAGAAAAAGGATCCTCAAGGTTGTCGTTAGAATCAGACATAAGTAGTAAGTTTGAAGTAATACCGTCAAGTGCATCTTCAGAAGTGAACAGCTTAAATGAAAGTGATTTAGCAATAGATTTTAGAAATCCTCACAAATGTAACGACGTGGAAATGATGAACAAAAGACGGCCGCTTTCAGATGATTCACTTTTTGAATTAGTCGAAAATGAGTTTCCAGTTAGCAATCAGACAAATGTCAACGTAGATTTGGATAAATATCTTGACAATTTACAGCCTTGTACTAGTACAAATAGAAAATACACGGGAAACGCTCAAGCAACGGTCCCAACAAATGACGTTTCTTTTATAAAAGACAACGCGGTTCAAGCAGCTTTCCAAAGTAATATACACACTCGATGCTCTAGTACTCCAGTTAGGAACATCGGTGGACAGATTCCTTCATCTTCACGATCACAAAGCCCGTGCAGTTCTACGAGTATAACTAAAGCACCAATATCTTACTACAGCAAACAATACAACGAGGAAGAAGATTTAGCAAAAAATCTAAATCACgatgaaacattaaataaaatcaagGAATTTGAAAACGAAAAATCAGTACTTCGGTCTAATCATGATCGTAATGCCTCCTCTTCATCAACAGGGTTCCATAGCCGTGAGAGTTCAACAGAACAGAGTGCACCTTATTACTATTCGGATCTTTCATCACAAGAGCATGTTAATATTCTGCCTACATCTCACTATCTGAAAAATACCAACCTACATCGAAAATTGAACAATCAGCGGCGACGAGGTCCCTTACTTAAGAAAACCGAAATTTCGCACATCCATAATCCAATCCGAAAAAATCAAGTTATGATCTCAGATCAGTCTTTTGATCTTGTCGCAAGTGCAAGAAGCGTTTCAGTAGAATTTTTGAGTGCTGCTGACAAGGATCCGGAAATTGATGTGAAAAATATCTATGAGTCGACTGCGAGAAAACATTCAAAAATATCAGAATCAATGAGCTTAATATCGACTTTGGGTTGcaaaagtaatttaagtaatGCAGAAAGCATTGCAAATAAATCTACCGCTGCTGTTGACCCTAGTTCATTGATAAAACTCTCATCGACTAGCATGTCGTCACATTGTAGTGAAAATTCATCGAATACAGTGTATTATGATGCGGAAGCCGATAATATTCCTTACGAAAATGTGTTGTGCCACGGCGAAAAACATTGGGATGAGGATTCTGTATGGAGAGATAATTTGAGGAGGGTATCACATAGACATGCTCGTTCAATGGATGATTTAGATACTGTACAACCAGATGCAAATACAACTCAACGTAACAGCTTAGATTCGTATGTAACGAATAGTTTgaaaagaatacaaaaaaacacACCTAAAATTACTCGTCATGTAACATACGTTAATTATACTTTTCACGCACGAACTGCTACTGGCGGTCCAAAGATTTTAACAAACCAAAAACAGcaaaaattaaacgacaacgaCGTGTATGTCAGTCTAGCAGAAAACGCAGAACTACCCGAAGAAGATTTGGATGAAGGTGTTTATGAACAATTAGCAATAGAAAACCGTGCTACAGCTGTtgagcaaaataaaaaaaggtttgaaATAGATAGGGAAAAGCTTAGGCAATGGGATTTGATGTCGAGTGGTCTCATGAAACGGGTAGCAGGGCGTGTGCGTAATATTGACGCGCGTTTGGACACAGGCGAAGTAGCTCGTAATTCGGATACCGGAACTGATAATGCAGGCCGCGAAGGTATCCTCTAA